The proteins below are encoded in one region of Hordeum vulgare subsp. vulgare chromosome 3H, MorexV3_pseudomolecules_assembly, whole genome shotgun sequence:
- the LOC123443483 gene encoding SUN domain-containing protein 1-like — MASPSISAAAVASPVTPVALDPSPIASRPPAATAPVRKRPVLLLDQRPHPPTPTSRTAAAAAAAAAPLSQARRKRGLSSSGRPRWQTALSVAAKNAALLAVLLYLGDQAWRWAHPAPLAPPDNAALAGYTARVDDVEASLARAFGALKVQLEAVDRKIDGEVGAARGELAALLEEKRLALEGQLNLLDARTDDLNDALGGLRRMEFLRKDQFEAFLDEFKESLGSNSGTEVDLDQVRALAREIVMREIEKHAADGVGRVDYAVGSAGGRVVRYSEAYDAGKRGGLLSALPFGGGDNGDQSQKILQPSFGEPGQCFPLKGSSGFVEIQLRKGIIPEAVTLEHVSKDVAYDMSTAPKDCRLSGWYQGTHTETPPNHAAEMYTLTEFTYDLAKNNIQTFDITAPDVGVVNMVRLDFTSNHGSSALTCIYRIRVHGHELVTPIIASPLP, encoded by the exons ATGGCGTCCCCGTCCATCTCCGCCGCTGCGGTGGCCAGCCCCGTCACCCCGGTAGCCCTAGACCCCAGCCCCATCGCATCCCGGccccccgccgccaccgccccGGTGCGCAAGCGGCCGGTCCTCCTCCTCGACCAGCGCCCCCATCCCCCCACCCCGACGTCGCGCACCGCTGccgctgctgccgccgccgctgcGCCCCTGTCCCAGGCGCGGCGGAAGAGGGGGCTGTCGTCCTCCGGTCGGCCCAGGTGGCAGACCGCGCTCAGCGTCGCCGCCAAGAACGCAGCCCTCCTAGCCGTGCTCCTTTACCTTGGCGACCAGGCCTGGCGCTGGGCGCACCCAGCCCCTCTCGCGCCGCCAGACAACGCTGCGCTCGCGGGTTACACTGCCCGCGTCGACGACGTCGAGGCCTCCCTCGCCCGCGCCTTCGGGGCGCTGAAGGTGCAGCTCGAGGCCGTGGACCGCAAGATCGACGGCGAGGTTGGGGCCGCTCGGGGCGAGCTCGCGGCGCTGCTGGAGGAGAAGAGGCTTGCCCTTGAGGGACAGCTCAACCTGCTGGACGCCAGGACCGACGACCTGAACGACGCGCTGGGCGGGCTCAGGCGGATGGAGTTCCTCAGGAAGGACCAGTTTGAAGCATTCCTGGATGAGTTCAAGGAGAGCCTAGGCTCAAACTCTGGCACTGAGGTCGATCTGGATCAGGTCCGCGCGTTGGCCAGGGAGATCGTCATGAGGGAAATAGAGAAGCATGCCGCCGATGGGGTTGGCAGGGTGGACTATGCCGTGGGATCTGCTGGGGGAAGAGTTGTCCGCTACTCGGAGGCATATGATGCTGGGAAACGTGGTGGTCTTCTTTCTGCATTACCATTTGGTGGTGGAGACAATGGTGACCAGTCACAGAAGATACTTCAGCCGAGCTTTGGGGAGCCCGGGCAGTGCTTTCCCTTGAAGGGGAGTAGTGGGTTTGTGGAGATCCAACTGAGGAAGGGGATAATCCCTGAGGCAGTCACACTGGAGCATGTGTCCAAG GATGTGGCGTATGACATGTCCACTGCTCCAAAGGACTGCCGGCTATCCGGATGGTACCAAGGGACCCATACCGAGACTCCTCCAAACCATGCTGCAGAGATGTACACCTTGACTGAGTTCACGTATGACCTAGCCAAGAACAATATCCAGACATTCGATATAACTGCCCCAGATGTCGGTGTCGTCAACATGGTTAGGCTGGACTTCACTTCAAACCATGGAAGCTCCGCGCTGACCTGCATTTACCGCATCCGGGTACATGGGCACGAGCTGGTCACGCCAATAATTGCTAGTCCACTGCCCTGA